Proteins from one Salvelinus sp. IW2-2015 unplaced genomic scaffold, ASM291031v2 Un_scaffold4467, whole genome shotgun sequence genomic window:
- the LOC112077350 gene encoding speriolin-like protein produces the protein MDTEGGGASLRLENEKLRYENDDLKIMLGLMKENFDLKSKLQTSALTSDTLRKSTDPERLVGEIAFQLDRRILSYVFQGQNRLYGFTVLNIRDKIIQGSTHPLTGKVDEGYRLQLSQRHAELMAKLKQLGYSMTLHPLLTEFIINTYGILKQRADSYSARSWIKQVIIVDFPLLGNKQQSNLNSPDFLRRVVINTAPSKLLKDLLLLFSCLSFMARQDGKPSSSGRRAGNSSGPGRYASLLI, from the exons ATGGATACAGAGGGGGGCGGTGCGTCATTGCGCTTGGAGAATGAGAAACTGCGGTACGAGAATGACGACCTGAAAATAATGCTTGGCCTGATGAAGGAAAACTTTGATCTGAAGTCCAAACTGCAAACCTCCGCTCTAACCAGCGATACTCTCAGGAAATCGACAG ATCCAGAGCGGTTGGTGGGGGAGATAGCCTTCCAGCTGGATCGAAGGATCCTGTCCTATGTATTCCAGGGCCAGAACAGACTCTATGGGTTCACTGTGCTCAATATACGAGACAAGATCATTCAg GGGTCCACACACCCTCTGACGGGGAAGGTGGACGAGGGCTACAGGCTCCAGCTGTCCCAGCGTCACGCTGAGCTGATGGCCAAGCTGAAGCAGCTAGGCTATAGTATgactctccaccccctcctcacAGAGTTCATCATCAACACCTACGGCATCCTGAAGCAGAGGGCTGACTCCTACAGCGCCAGGAGCTGGATCAAACAGGTGATCAT TGTG GATTTTCCTCTTTTAGGCAATAAACAACAATCTAATCTCAACAGCCCAGACTTCCTCAGGAGAGTAGTTATCAACACAGCCCCCTCCAAACTGCTGAAGGATCTCCTGCTGCTGTTCAGTTGCCTCTCTTTCATGGCCAGGCAGGACGGCAAGCCCTCTTCCTCTGGTAGACGGGCTGGGAATAGCTCTGGTCCCGGGCGTTACGCGAGCTTGCTGATCTGA